In a single window of the Methylophaga frappieri genome:
- a CDS encoding quinoprotein dehydrogenase-associated putative ABC transporter substrate-binding protein: protein MIKRQQWTVLLGGLFVTAIGSANAADLEPLKGQEVLRVCADKNNMPYSNGDLEGFDNKIAALLGEELGIPVEYYWFPQRIGFARNTLKKEHPTEARYMCDVAFNISETSDFVKTTNPYYESIEVVAYRSGEGYDINKLTDIKMANEQHGPLKIGLFDRALTTKHIVDMGLADNIVYYQMMAGGWDVTPGRIIEDLAAGKVDVVPMWGPIAGYYGARQDVDIAVKPLNELGQRHVFAFSMGTRYGEPKWTALLNKFIEKRQDDIDAIIAEYNLPSLENVSPTPAKRIRKDDDD, encoded by the coding sequence ATGATTAAGCGACAGCAGTGGACAGTTTTATTAGGCGGTTTGTTTGTGACAGCAATAGGTTCAGCTAATGCTGCAGACTTGGAGCCGTTAAAGGGACAAGAGGTTTTACGTGTTTGTGCTGACAAAAACAATATGCCTTACTCTAATGGTGATCTTGAAGGCTTTGATAATAAAATTGCAGCCCTTTTAGGTGAAGAGTTAGGTATACCCGTAGAGTATTATTGGTTTCCTCAGCGAATTGGCTTTGCGCGAAATACGTTAAAAAAAGAACATCCAACCGAAGCTCGCTATATGTGTGACGTAGCATTTAATATTTCTGAGACATCTGATTTCGTCAAAACTACAAATCCTTATTATGAGTCTATAGAAGTAGTTGCTTATCGGAGCGGAGAAGGTTATGACATCAATAAGTTGACCGATATTAAAATGGCAAATGAACAGCATGGTCCTCTGAAAATTGGCCTGTTTGATCGTGCGTTAACGACAAAGCATATCGTTGACATGGGCTTAGCCGATAACATTGTTTATTATCAAATGATGGCTGGTGGTTGGGATGTGACCCCAGGAAGAATTATCGAAGATCTTGCTGCAGGTAAAGTCGATGTTGTTCCTATGTGGGGGCCTATCGCTGGCTATTATGGAGCCAGACAAGATGTTGATATTGCGGTTAAGCCGCTGAATGAGTTGGGGCAACGCCATGTATTTGCTTTTAGTATGGGAACGCGTTATGGCGAACCAAAATGGACGGCATTGTTAAATAAATTTATTGAGAAGCGTCAAGATGATATTGATGCAATCATTGCTGAATACAATTTACCTTCTTTAGAAAATGTTAGTCCGACCCCTGCTAAGCGGATTCGCAAAGATGATGACGATTAA
- a CDS encoding methanol/ethanol family PQQ-dependent dehydrogenase, which yields MKLKTLSIAMMGLAAPGLVAADELLEMQKNHDEWVMPAGNYANHRYSTLTDINKENVKDLNMAWSFSTGVLRGHEGNALVMDGTMYVHTPFPNIVFALDLNNDGAIKWKYEPSQNYDETVPVMCCDTVNRGLSYADGKIFLNQADTTLVALDMETGEEVWSDKRDDAKVGATSTAAAHVFDDKIIVGISGGEFGVRGYVQAYDLDGNVVYKAYSTGPDDEMLIDGEKTTTMLKPIGKDSSLKSWQGDQWKIGGGTTWGWYSYDPDLNLFYYGSGNPSTWNPVQRPGDNKWSMTIFARDLDTGMAKWVYQKTPYDEWDYDGVNENILVDQKVNGKMRKTLVNFDRNGFAYTLDRVNGELLVAEKFDPAVNWSNGVSLETGRHDRVAKYSTAHNGEDVNTTGICPAALGTKDQQPAAYSPRTGLFYVPTNHVCMDYEPFEVEYVAGQPYVGATLAMYPAPGGTHLGNFIAWDAREGKIVWSNPERFSVWSGALATASDVVFYGTLEGHLKAVDAQSGRELWRFKTPSGIIGNVNTYKHDGKQYISILSGVGGWAGIGMAIPSLENDADGLGAVGAYRSLSSWTNLGGVLSVFSL from the coding sequence ATGAAGCTGAAAACATTATCAATTGCCATGATGGGACTGGCAGCACCAGGGCTGGTAGCCGCTGATGAACTGCTGGAAATGCAAAAGAATCATGACGAATGGGTCATGCCGGCAGGTAACTATGCCAATCACCGCTACAGCACCCTGACTGATATTAATAAAGAGAATGTCAAAGATCTGAATATGGCTTGGTCCTTCTCCACAGGGGTTCTCCGTGGTCATGAGGGTAATGCACTGGTTATGGACGGTACGATGTATGTTCATACCCCGTTTCCAAACATTGTTTTTGCACTTGATTTGAACAATGATGGGGCAATCAAATGGAAATATGAGCCAAGCCAAAACTACGATGAAACCGTCCCAGTCATGTGTTGTGACACGGTGAACCGTGGTCTGTCTTATGCTGACGGTAAAATCTTCCTGAATCAGGCTGATACCACGTTGGTGGCATTGGATATGGAGACTGGTGAAGAGGTTTGGTCGGATAAACGTGACGATGCGAAAGTAGGTGCGACCAGCACTGCTGCTGCCCACGTTTTTGATGACAAAATCATTGTCGGTATTTCAGGGGGTGAGTTTGGTGTTCGTGGTTATGTCCAAGCTTATGACTTAGATGGTAACGTTGTTTACAAAGCCTACAGCACCGGTCCTGATGACGAAATGTTGATTGATGGCGAAAAGACAACGACCATGCTTAAGCCGATTGGCAAGGACTCATCCCTGAAAAGCTGGCAAGGCGATCAATGGAAAATTGGCGGCGGTACCACTTGGGGTTGGTATTCATATGACCCGGATTTGAATTTGTTCTATTACGGCTCTGGTAACCCATCAACCTGGAACCCAGTACAACGTCCTGGTGATAATAAATGGTCTATGACAATTTTTGCTCGTGACCTTGATACCGGTATGGCCAAATGGGTCTATCAAAAAACACCATATGATGAATGGGACTATGATGGTGTTAACGAAAACATTTTGGTTGACCAAAAAGTCAACGGCAAAATGCGTAAGACGTTGGTCAATTTTGACCGCAATGGTTTTGCCTATACGTTAGACCGTGTGAATGGTGAATTGCTGGTTGCCGAAAAGTTTGATCCAGCGGTGAACTGGTCAAATGGTGTCAGCTTGGAAACAGGTCGTCATGATCGTGTTGCTAAGTACTCCACTGCCCATAATGGTGAGGATGTGAATACGACAGGTATTTGTCCGGCAGCATTGGGCACAAAAGACCAACAGCCAGCGGCATACTCACCGCGTACAGGCCTGTTCTATGTACCAACAAACCATGTGTGCATGGACTACGAGCCATTTGAAGTGGAATACGTCGCTGGTCAGCCGTATGTGGGCGCGACATTAGCAATGTATCCAGCACCAGGTGGTACACACTTGGGTAACTTCATTGCCTGGGATGCACGCGAAGGTAAGATCGTTTGGTCTAACCCGGAACGTTTCTCGGTCTGGTCTGGTGCGTTAGCGACCGCTTCGGATGTTGTTTTTTACGGTACGCTTGAAGGTCATTTAAAAGCGGTTGATGCACAATCAGGCCGTGAACTGTGGCGGTTTAAAACGCCATCAGGGATCATCGGTAACGTGAACACTTACAAGCATGATGGTAAGCAGTACATTTCTATCTTGTCAGGTGTCGGTGGTTGGGCTGGTATCGGTATGGCTATCCCAAGTCTGGAAAATGATGCTGATGGTTTGGGCGCGGTTGGTGCCTACCGTTCACTGTCTAGCTGGACAAACCTGGGTGGTGTATTGAGTGTGTTCAGCCTGTAA